One region of Rhodothermaceae bacterium genomic DNA includes:
- the nuoL gene encoding NADH-quinone oxidoreductase subunit L yields the protein MSTDLTVQLIVLLPLIGAVLLGIIPLFARGLRVHKGLLGTVGTLMVAIPFGLAAMLFSQGTDTASITSVYTWMGAGDFSVDIAYRIDQLSLIMTLVVTGVGALIHLYATGYMAEDRSFWKFFAYLNLFIFMMLNLVLADNLLLLFLGWEGVGLCSYLLIGFWYEERKNSAAATKAFIVNRVGDFCFLIAMFILVREVGGLDFSSVLSGAEAMSEGTIMVVVFLLFLGATGKSAQIPLFIWLPDAMAGPTPVSALIHAATMVTSGLYLLARLSPLVLMAPEVMAVIAVVGAVTAIVAATIALTQRDIKRVLAYSTVSQLGYMFMAAGVGAFFVAIFHVVTHAFFKACLFLGSGSVIHGMHHVEHDLRHEGYDGDFDAQDMYFMGGLKQYMPITRWTYLLSTLAIAGIPLTAGFFSKDEILFKAFEYGYDGNMYAWFVWGIGIITALLTAFYMMRSYMLTFEGKARWPMQDKLHPHESPWSMTLPLVILAGLSMIGGAIGFPKVAEKIGLSNWIHDYLVGHGDHLGPVAEPGVHAHVSVSVEIGLIVLGSLIAIVGVLWAWRFFARYELGGDQLIQGSFGALYRWWQSSYYWDEFYNRAIVRPVIGGAQKAFAPFDQYVVDGLVNAVARVSMVFSWLFGRLQTGVVQNYALAILLGSVLMIALFLL from the coding sequence ATGTCCACTGATTTGACTGTTCAGCTTATTGTTCTACTGCCGCTCATAGGGGCTGTATTACTGGGAATTATCCCTCTATTTGCGCGTGGCTTACGCGTCCACAAGGGGTTATTGGGGACCGTCGGGACATTGATGGTCGCAATTCCCTTTGGGCTTGCAGCGATGCTTTTTTCCCAAGGGACAGATACCGCATCCATTACTTCCGTCTATACCTGGATGGGCGCGGGTGACTTTTCGGTTGATATTGCCTATCGGATTGACCAGCTCTCGCTGATCATGACTTTGGTGGTCACAGGAGTCGGGGCTTTGATTCATCTCTATGCAACCGGCTATATGGCAGAGGACAGATCTTTTTGGAAGTTCTTCGCGTATTTGAACCTGTTCATCTTCATGATGCTGAACCTGGTTCTGGCAGACAATCTGTTACTTCTGTTTCTGGGCTGGGAAGGAGTGGGACTCTGCTCATATCTCCTCATCGGATTCTGGTATGAGGAACGCAAGAACAGTGCAGCGGCAACGAAGGCATTTATTGTGAACAGGGTAGGGGATTTTTGCTTCCTCATTGCCATGTTCATTCTGGTTCGGGAAGTCGGAGGACTGGACTTCAGCAGTGTACTATCGGGTGCAGAGGCGATGTCGGAAGGCACCATTATGGTCGTGGTCTTCCTCCTGTTTTTGGGGGCGACCGGAAAGAGTGCACAGATTCCCCTATTCATTTGGCTTCCTGATGCAATGGCAGGTCCAACGCCTGTCTCCGCGCTGATTCACGCCGCGACCATGGTCACCAGCGGCCTCTATCTATTGGCAAGGCTCTCGCCTCTGGTGCTGATGGCCCCAGAGGTAATGGCAGTGATTGCTGTGGTGGGTGCAGTGACAGCGATTGTGGCAGCGACTATTGCTTTGACGCAACGTGACATCAAACGAGTTCTTGCCTATTCAACGGTATCCCAGCTAGGGTACATGTTCATGGCGGCAGGGGTAGGGGCATTTTTTGTCGCAATCTTTCATGTCGTTACCCATGCGTTCTTTAAGGCCTGTCTGTTCCTAGGCTCGGGGAGTGTGATTCACGGGATGCATCATGTCGAGCATGATCTCCGGCACGAAGGCTACGATGGCGATTTTGATGCGCAGGATATGTACTTCATGGGAGGGCTAAAACAATATATGCCCATTACCCGATGGACCTATCTCTTGTCTACGCTTGCCATCGCGGGAATCCCATTGACGGCGGGATTCTTTTCGAAAGACGAAATCCTGTTCAAGGCATTTGAGTATGGATACGATGGGAACATGTATGCATGGTTTGTCTGGGGTATTGGGATTATTACCGCGCTTCTGACCGCATTCTACATGATGCGTTCGTACATGCTGACTTTCGAAGGGAAAGCCAGATGGCCCATGCAGGACAAATTGCATCCTCATGAGTCGCCGTGGTCAATGACGCTACCGCTTGTAATTTTGGCTGGATTGTCCATGATCGGAGGAGCGATTGGATTCCCTAAAGTAGCCGAAAAGATTGGGTTGTCGAACTGGATCCATGATTACCTTGTCGGACATGGAGATCATTTAGGTCCGGTTGCTGAGCCCGGAGTCCATGCTCATGTAAGTGTTTCGGTTGAAATTGGGTTAATAGTGCTGGGCTCGCTCATTGCCATCGTAGGAGTCTTGTGGGCATGGAGATTCTTTGCGAGGTATGAGTTGGGTGGGGATCAGTTGATTCAGGGCAGCTTCGGTGCGCTTTACCGCTGGTGGCAATCGAGCTACTATTGGGACGAGTTTTATAATCGGGCGATTGTTCGACCAGTGATTGGGGGTGCACAGAAGGCATTTGCACCGTTCGATCAATATGTCGTGGATGGATTGGTGAATGCGGTGGCACGGGTATCCATGGTATTCAGTTGGTTATTTGGACGATTACAAACAGGGGTTGTGCAGAATTATGCACTGGCAATCCTGCTTGGGTCTGTTTTAATGATTGCATTATTTCTCCTTTAA
- a CDS encoding NADH-quinone oxidoreductase subunit M yields MEFANLLTAIIFLPLVGALCMLFAPSDRSVRWFALLVALSTFLLSLPLWFGFDVANAADLQFRGVEFPLISESLDVRYLIGIDGFSLLLLLLTTFLGPIVVLCSWTYIKENIKGYYVLLLVLQTGMTGVFCAFDVLLFYIFFELTLIPMYFLIGIWGGERRIYAAIKFVIYTMAGSLLMLVAILYLGYAAGNAVNDGVFTTNYFKLLAFNVPLGMQTWLFVLFAFAFAIKVPVFPFHTWLPDAHVQAPTGGSVILAGVLLKMGTYGLIRFCLPFFPSASVAHTLLIGILAVIGIVYGALVSRAQTDAKKLVAYSSVSHLGFVVLGIFALTLESIQGAMIQMINHGISTGALFLLVGMLYERRHTRLMSDYGGIAKSVPVLTFFMVLTALASAGLPGLNGFVGEFLILVGAFSSEAPGMPVLTIIATTGVILAAVYLLWMLSRMFFGPLTIEANRNMSDLNRRELVILVPMALLMVLLGLMPQPFLKVSEPAATRLIEIIEEKRAYAEIDDADLQRTYEMSRRANRSSSSPSPTTHQP; encoded by the coding sequence ATGGAGTTCGCAAACCTCTTGACGGCAATCATTTTTCTACCTTTGGTAGGAGCACTCTGTATGCTTTTTGCGCCGAGTGATCGCTCGGTGCGCTGGTTTGCGCTGCTCGTCGCGTTGAGCACGTTTCTGCTGTCACTCCCGCTTTGGTTTGGATTTGATGTAGCTAATGCAGCCGATTTGCAATTTCGCGGTGTGGAGTTTCCGTTGATTTCTGAAAGTCTGGATGTACGCTATCTCATCGGAATTGACGGGTTTAGCCTGCTGCTGTTGTTGTTGACCACATTTTTGGGCCCAATCGTTGTCTTGTGTTCCTGGACCTATATCAAAGAGAATATCAAGGGATACTATGTATTGCTCTTGGTCCTGCAGACTGGCATGACGGGGGTGTTCTGCGCCTTTGATGTCCTTCTCTTTTACATTTTCTTCGAGCTAACCCTGATTCCGATGTATTTCCTCATTGGGATCTGGGGAGGAGAGCGTCGGATTTACGCGGCCATCAAGTTTGTGATCTACACGATGGCAGGCTCTCTTTTGATGCTAGTTGCAATTCTATATCTTGGATACGCAGCAGGAAATGCGGTCAACGATGGTGTATTCACTACGAATTATTTCAAGCTGTTGGCCTTTAATGTCCCGTTGGGGATGCAGACCTGGCTGTTCGTTCTGTTTGCTTTTGCTTTTGCAATCAAAGTTCCGGTTTTCCCATTTCACACTTGGTTGCCAGATGCCCATGTGCAGGCGCCGACGGGTGGGTCTGTAATTCTTGCAGGCGTGCTGTTGAAGATGGGGACTTACGGTCTGATTCGGTTTTGCCTTCCCTTCTTTCCTAGTGCCTCTGTAGCACATACGCTATTGATCGGTATCCTTGCTGTGATAGGCATTGTATACGGGGCATTGGTATCCCGTGCGCAAACAGATGCTAAGAAACTGGTCGCTTACTCAAGCGTGAGTCATCTGGGCTTTGTGGTGCTGGGAATTTTTGCGCTGACTCTGGAGAGCATTCAAGGCGCCATGATCCAGATGATCAATCATGGAATCTCCACGGGAGCATTATTTTTGCTTGTTGGGATGTTGTACGAGAGGCGGCATACACGCCTGATGTCTGACTATGGAGGTATCGCGAAATCCGTACCGGTACTGACATTCTTCATGGTACTGACAGCACTGGCGAGTGCAGGGCTTCCGGGGCTTAACGGCTTCGTTGGTGAATTTCTGATTCTGGTCGGAGCATTCAGCAGCGAGGCGCCGGGGATGCCCGTATTGACGATTATTGCAACTACAGGGGTTATCCTTGCGGCAGTGTATCTGCTTTGGATGCTGAGTAGAATGTTTTTTGGTCCCCTAACGATTGAAGCAAACCGGAACATGTCAGATCTGAATCGCCGAGAACTTGTTATACTGGTTCCCATGGCATTGCTGATGGTTTTGCTGGGTCTCATGCCTCAACCATTTTTGAAGGTGAGTGAGCCAGCAGCAACACGCCTTATAGAAATTATTGAAGAGAAGCGTGCTTATGCGGAGATTGATGATGCCGATCTTCAGCGTACCTATGAGATGAGTCGGAGAGCAAACCGATCTTCTTCATCACCGAGTCCAACCACGCACCAACCGTAA